The following proteins come from a genomic window of Dehalococcoidia bacterium:
- a CDS encoding hydantoinase B/oxoprolinase family protein translates to MASRTDPAEIAIFNALFASVAEEMGVTLGRTAHSPNIKERRDYSCAVFNPRGDLVAQAAHIPVHLGAMPTAIRMIRSLAPFRPGDVAILNDPYLGGTHLPDVTLASPVFAGRALIGFVASRAHHADIGGMAPGSMPVARELWQEGVIIPPLRLVAAGRINEALYSLLLRNVRSPEQSRGDFDAQLAANRTGERRLLELVERYGVRVLRRQMSALLAYAERMTRAALREVPAGSYTFEDRLDDDGESAEPAPIRVTLTFAAGSLHCDFSGTAPERPASVNAVATVTRSAVYYCVRCLLDDAVPSNEGCFRPVSFALPERSLVNASPPHAVSAGNVETSQRITDVVLGAMAKALPGRIPAASSGTMNNLTIGGWDERRGTAFTYYETIAGGAGAGPLRDGLSGVHTHMTNTLNTPVEALELAYPFRIRAYTLRAGTGGAGLHRGGDGVLREYEFTAPATCTLMSDRRRTRPYGLDGGAPGAPGINRLETQTGTQLLPSKTTIRVAPGDRLTVETPGGGGWGSPWPETAQPDGPARSPEQ, encoded by the coding sequence ATGGCATCGCGGACCGATCCGGCGGAGATCGCGATCTTCAACGCGCTCTTTGCCTCCGTCGCGGAGGAGATGGGCGTGACGCTGGGGCGCACGGCGCATTCGCCGAATATCAAGGAGCGCCGCGACTACTCCTGCGCCGTGTTCAATCCGCGGGGCGACCTGGTGGCGCAGGCGGCGCACATTCCCGTCCACCTGGGCGCCATGCCCACCGCCATCCGCATGATCCGCTCGCTGGCGCCGTTTCGGCCGGGCGACGTGGCTATCCTCAACGATCCCTACCTGGGCGGCACGCATCTGCCCGACGTGACCCTGGCGAGCCCAGTCTTCGCCGGACGAGCGCTGATCGGCTTCGTCGCCAGCCGCGCCCATCACGCCGACATCGGCGGCATGGCGCCCGGCTCGATGCCGGTGGCGCGCGAGCTGTGGCAGGAAGGCGTGATCATCCCACCCCTGCGCCTGGTCGCGGCCGGCCGGATCAACGAAGCGCTGTACTCGCTACTCCTGCGCAACGTGCGCTCGCCGGAGCAAAGCCGCGGCGACTTTGACGCGCAGCTCGCCGCGAACCGAACCGGCGAGCGACGGCTGCTGGAGCTGGTTGAGCGCTACGGCGTGCGCGTCCTGCGCCGGCAAATGTCGGCGCTGCTGGCCTACGCCGAGCGCATGACGCGCGCCGCGCTGCGAGAAGTACCCGCCGGCTCGTACACATTCGAAGACCGCCTGGACGACGACGGCGAATCGGCCGAGCCCGCGCCAATCCGCGTCACGCTCACCTTTGCCGCCGGCAGCCTGCACTGCGATTTCAGCGGCACCGCCCCCGAGCGGCCGGCCTCAGTCAACGCCGTCGCCACGGTGACGCGCTCCGCCGTCTACTACTGCGTGCGCTGCCTGCTCGACGACGCCGTACCGTCGAACGAGGGCTGCTTCCGCCCGGTGAGCTTCGCGCTGCCGGAACGTTCGCTGGTCAACGCCAGCCCGCCGCACGCGGTCAGCGCCGGCAACGTCGAGACCTCGCAGCGCATCACCGACGTCGTTTTGGGAGCGATGGCCAAGGCGCTGCCGGGCCGCATTCCCGCCGCCAGCAGCGGCACGATGAACAACCTCACGATCGGTGGCTGGGACGAGCGGCGCGGGACCGCCTTCACCTATTACGAGACGATCGCGGGCGGCGCCGGCGCGGGGCCGCTGCGTGACGGACTCTCGGGCGTGCACACGCACATGACCAACACCCTGAACACGCCGGTAGAGGCGCTCGAGCTGGCCTACCCGTTCCGCATCCGCGCCTACACGCTGCGCGCCGGCACCGGTGGCGCCGGGCTGCATCGAGGCGGCGATGGCGTGCTGCGCGAGTACGAATTCACGGCCCCCGCCACCTGCACGTTGATGAGCGATCGCCGGCGCACGCGGCCATACGGACTGGACGGCGGCGCGCCGGGCGCGCCGGGAATCAACCGGCTGGAGACGCAGACGGGAACGCAACTGCTGCCGTCGAAGACCACGATCCGGGTCGCGCCCGGCGATCGGCTGACCGTTGAGACGCCGGGCGGCGGCGGCTGGGGTTCGCCCTGGCCGGAAACCGCGCAACCAGATGGGCCCGCGCGCTCCCCGGAGCAGTAG